A genome region from Spirochaetae bacterium HGW-Spirochaetae-1 includes the following:
- the fucP gene encoding L-fucose:H+ symporter permease has translation MISTGETRSAAAGEKKYTRELSILTSLFFMWGFLTCLNDILIPHLKSVFALNYARAMLVQFCFFGAYFLMSLPSGYILKKVGYKNGIVMGLLIAGTGCFLFYPSAAYRSYYMFLSAFFVLASGITLLQVSANPYVTVLGREETASSRLNLTQAFNSLGTTIAPYFGSMLILAVAVKTTGETAVMSGTEREAHHAVQAAAVQVPYLGLGAALFIIAAVFAFIKLPDIGKTEDGEKTTGDSRKGDREGKTSAWEYRHLVLGALGIFLYVGAEVSIGSFLVNFFGQSNMGGLSEISAGKLVSWYWGGAMVGRFIGSALMRKINPRRILAFNASAAAFLVLAAVLTRGNVSMVAILLVGLCNSIMFPTIFSLSIRGLGPHTGEGSGILCMAIVGGAIVPFLQGLIADRAGIQPSFMLPAVCYLYIVFFSVKGADVCEKEKGALQYEV, from the coding sequence ATGATAAGTACGGGAGAAACCCGCTCCGCAGCAGCGGGTGAAAAAAAATATACCAGGGAACTGTCCATACTGACAAGCCTTTTTTTCATGTGGGGTTTCCTTACCTGTCTTAATGACATACTGATACCTCACCTTAAATCGGTATTTGCACTTAACTATGCCCGGGCTATGCTGGTGCAGTTCTGCTTTTTTGGCGCCTACTTTCTCATGTCACTGCCATCGGGGTATATACTCAAAAAGGTGGGATATAAGAACGGCATTGTCATGGGTCTTCTCATCGCCGGAACGGGGTGTTTTCTTTTTTATCCCTCGGCGGCATACCGGTCATACTATATGTTCCTGTCGGCCTTTTTCGTGCTGGCCTCGGGGATTACACTTCTGCAGGTTTCGGCCAACCCCTACGTGACAGTGCTGGGCCGGGAGGAGACGGCTTCCAGCAGGCTGAACCTTACCCAGGCCTTTAATTCCCTGGGCACCACTATCGCCCCGTACTTCGGGTCCATGCTCATACTGGCCGTGGCGGTCAAAACTACAGGGGAAACGGCTGTCATGAGCGGGACTGAGCGTGAAGCTCATCACGCGGTCCAGGCCGCGGCCGTACAGGTCCCGTACCTGGGCCTGGGCGCCGCCCTGTTTATTATCGCCGCCGTCTTTGCCTTTATAAAACTGCCCGACATCGGGAAAACGGAAGACGGGGAAAAAACAACGGGTGATTCCCGGAAAGGAGACCGTGAAGGGAAAACAAGCGCGTGGGAATACCGGCACCTGGTCCTGGGCGCCCTGGGCATATTTCTCTATGTCGGGGCCGAGGTATCCATAGGCAGCTTCCTGGTGAACTTTTTCGGCCAGTCCAATATGGGCGGCCTTTCGGAAATATCGGCCGGGAAACTGGTCAGCTGGTACTGGGGCGGGGCCATGGTGGGCCGGTTTATCGGTTCAGCCCTGATGCGGAAGATCAATCCCCGGCGAATACTGGCCTTCAACGCTTCGGCCGCGGCTTTCCTGGTCCTGGCGGCCGTGCTGACCCGGGGGAATGTGTCCATGGTCGCTATTCTTCTCGTGGGCCTGTGCAATTCCATCATGTTCCCCACGATCTTCAGTCTCTCGATCAGGGGCCTGGGCCCCCACACCGGCGAGGGATCGGGCATCCTCTGCATGGCCATCGTGGGAGGGGCCATAGTTCCTTTCCTGCAGGGACTCATCGCTGACAGGGCGGGCATCCAGCCTTCATTTATGCTGCCGGCTGTCTGTTACCTGTATATCGTGTTTTTCAGTGTGAAGGGTGCCGATGTCTGTGAAAAAGAGAAG